ACCAAAAAAATAAGACTGCATATTAATTGGCATTCAATCGCCATGTACTATTAGAAAATCTCAAGTGTGGAATGGCTGGAAGAACAGATGGACACCTATTGAAAACAAAGAGCGCACATAGATTGGTTGAAAAATGGTGACCATAATACACAATTTTTCACAATTATTGTTCAAAGAGAAAAATGAGAAACAAAATCACTAAGCTGCGTGATGACCACAGGAAGTTTATTTTATGTTTAGGGGGATTTAAAGGATCATATTCATGATTTCTACAACTCCCTCTTCACAGCACAACCTGCTAGTACAAACTTGGCTGATTTGCTCCAACATGTGCACCCACGGGGTTTGGATTATATGAATGCTTCCCTCTGTTCTCCCTTCCCCGAAAAAGAAATCATAATTCGATACTCCAACTGGAACTACACGTAATGCCATGCCATATACAAAGAAGTGGCACAAAGGACGCCACAATTAATAGATTCTCTGAACCATATTTTAAACCCACCATCTTCCGAGCATGCTCTGCAAAACAAAGAATACACTTCGGCATGTTATTAAATCTCTACTTATACTGTCTAGCAAACGTGTGCCATCCACTACACTTTTCTGTCCTCTATCTCCCGAGGCGACTTGAGAAAGCCTTTCTCCTTAGATTTCCGCCAGCGAGCTCGTGGATTTGTCTCCCTTCTGTCCGCCGCCCCGGTGGCCGTTGGCGGAGAGGAGAATTCTGGTGTCTCGACTCCCGCTAGTAGATAGGTAGGGTTTTAGTCCTCATAGGGGCGACGTTTGGACGGATGGCCCGATGCTCCTTCTTCGAGTCAGTCTCTCGGGTTtcgatcctcctcaagttcgttCGTTGGACAGATTAGACGGAGCTCCGGTGTAGACCCTGCCAGCTCCTTAGGGTGGCGAGGTTAGTTCCCGCCGTGCGGACGCAAAGGTGATATTTGGTGTCAGGTTTTTTAGATCGATTTAAGAATTCAAAGGCCACGATTGCGGCTCCATGACACTAGTTCATAGGGGTACGTGCATGAAGACTTTTCGGATGCCATCGACAAGGTCAGGCCGGCACTGGTGGCAACAATGGCGCGTGTGCGGCTCATTCTGGCGGCGGCAATGTTTGACGTGCTTCTTTATAGTAATAGATATGGtccttttaaaaaaaaatctcTACTTATACTATTTGTATTACCTACATACGCCTAAAAGAAGAATAAAAATCCATTTCGCCCTCCGCACATCCTCCCACCCACGTACGCCGGATTTTTTTTCCTCCACCTCCGTTTCGCTTCCctcgccccccgccgccgccgccgcccaggctTCTTCCCTCCCACGTCCCCCTAATTTCCCCCCCTAACCCGGCTAGGGTTCTCACCCGCCGCCGCTTCGTTGCCGCCACATAATCTATCCTCCCCTTCCCCGTGCGACGGGCGGCATGATGTCGCCGATTCTGCGCCCGAGCGCGACGAGGCCGCCCCCATGGTTGCCATCGGCGCTCCATGATCCGCCGCCTCCCCCACCCTCCTCTCCATACGCCGCCGTTCCTCCGCAACCCGACGGCCTCCACAAACACCACCACCACGGTCGGATCTTGGACGGCAGGCGGCGATGGCGTGCAGCGGAAGAGCAAGAGGGGGGCGTGAAGGCTGGCCGCCGCCGTGAGGATACCGGCGCCCGTGCGAGCCGTGGTGACGTGGCGGCGAAAGAAGTTGGCCTTCCCAGCGCGCCGCGCGGTGGCCACCGTCTCCCCCGCGCCCGCAAGAGAGGTACGGCGTCCTACTCCCTACTCCCGTGCACGCATGGTCGACTCTGTATGGCTTCACGGTCCATTTGTCGATTCGTCACCGTGGGTATACTCCAGTTAGCAATCAGGTAGGACAAAGTTGGCTGCTGGTTCGATGGCTTCCATATTTCTTATTTGGATGCCATATGAGCTCCCAGTGTTTGTTTGttttttaagttcagttaattGATCTGAATTAGTGGTTTATAGTTGCCACACGCAGAGCGACACCTCCTACTTTATGGGATAAAACAGTATCTTGATGAACAATTGCCATTTTCCAGGATGTGTATCTGTGGCATCTGAAACAAAGCAATCATATGCCATGATAATAATGTCGTACTGATATGGCCTATCTCAAATTGATTTAGAGGACCTCCTTGGAGCTGAGAAGCTCCACGTCCACGCAATCCAAAGTCTCCCTCGCCGCCTGCTCCCGATGCAGCCACTGTCGTGGATGAGCATCTCCTTCCACATGGCCGTTTTTTTATGGATTCGTGGCCGCAGGCGCGTACAGTCACGCATGACAAGGCTCATGTAACGACCGGCGATCGTGTGTCATCTGGGCTGAGGCCAAGCATGTTCGGTTTCCCTCTCAGATCACACCCTCTCATCTCTCTTACGTGGTAAGCAGGCTTGGATCGAGTGGAACAACGAATAGCTAGACATCTGAAAATTAGAACCGGTTCGTTTCTGTTAAGGTGTGTAAATCACAGACGCACAGTTCAGTAGAGAGAAATACCACGTCACCTGTAATGGAATTTCACCAGCTGCACTTGCATCAACAAAACATATACATGTACTGACAGACTACACGCCCCTGCAAATGTGTAACATCTTGTTTCTCATGTTTCTTTGTGATAGTTGTAATTATATTCAGGTGGAGACATTTTCCCATTCATAACTATTTATGGGAAACCTGGACTTTTTAGTCCAATAGGTAAGTACATATGTGAAACAGCATGTTCCACATTTTCTTCTAACATCTGTGGTGATCTAGGACTACTGAATAATGCAATATGTGGGTTAGCCATAGAAGTTATGCTACATATATTATTCCCCTCGACAGTCTGCATTATGCTACTTAAGATAATCCATTGGTTAGCGAGATGGAAGACTTAGAATGCATGCTAATATGTCTTTATTTTTTGAAAGAAGCAAGTGACATGCAAATAGGCTACAATTTATCCTAAAATTCTAAATGAAGAGCCTTGttacatggcatggcaatatgaaacTTATTATTTAGTAATGGGCATGATAAAAAAAATGGAGTACATCTTGATTTAGTTTAGTAGTTCATAAAACTGTATTTAGTTGATTAATAAAGCAAATTTAAGTTGTATTGCCTTTTTTTGTTACTTGGATTCATATCCAGGTGTCCATGATACCGGTACTGGGGTACGAGGGCGCACCTCCTGGGCGGACTACCGGCAGTTGATGAAGTGCAGGTCTCTTCTGCAGTACATGGGGGATGATTGCAAGGTGTGCGAGGAGAGTGGAGGGCGTTGTCGGATCAACACCACCTATGATATCTTCGAGTGCCACTGCTCCGACCACATTTCTCCGTCCACCTGTGGTGAGCTTCACACGCATAATAGTGGCAGTGAGTTTGACCTGTGCAAAAATGATGCACCGGTTTAGTTCTGTTTACTCTTCAGTTTAGTACATGGGAGGTTTACAGGAAAAATGAGCATAGCGTGCATGCGCGTACCTGCTGATTACTACAGTATGCGGAGTAACTACAGAGTAGTGCAATCTCAACAGAACTCATGCACTTGTCTAGTTCTGTACCCTTAGTACTCTGTTTTTTTAAAGCAACACCACTTCATTAAATTGAAATAACAGTTACATCGTTATAAGCAGGGGGATAATATCCCCAGGGGGGCTCATCCAGCCAAATACTACCACTTTATCCGGTCTTGTTCTGTACCCTTAGTACTCTTTGTTTTTCGTGCACTGTGGATCATGcagaaaaaactactccctccgttcctaaatatttgtctttctagacatttcaacaagtgactacatacggagcaaaatgagtgaatatacacttcaaaatatgtctacatacatccgtatgtggtaatctatttgaaatgcctagaaagacaaatatttaagaacggagggagtaacagagCATGCACGTTCCTGATAATTGCTATGCGGACTGAGATGTACCATCCATTGCAATGTCAATGAAACACATGCTTCTAATTCACAGTGTATGTGATATTTTATATTGGCTATCGAATCCATATAGGTCTTTTTTTTTGCCAAACCTGTATATGAGCGACATATTACTCATTCAAAAGAAAGTCAATGCTCTAGTTCTTGACTACCCTGCAGTGTATTTTTTTAGTATGTTTCATCGGCAGAATATTGAAGAATCATATAGGATACCTGTTCCCCCTAATTGTGTGCTATGCATACTGATACCATCACTGCAATGTCAATGAAACACACATTTTTTTTGGGTCAAATCTGTATTGGCTATTAAATCTACACATGCCTATAACTTCTTCTTTTTTTGCCAAACCTGTATTTGAGCGACATGGTAGCTCAAGCAAAAGAAACTCACATATGTAGTCCATTCTATTGTTCTTCACTATCTTTCAACGTGTTTTTTTTTGGTGTATCTG
This genomic window from Triticum aestivum cultivar Chinese Spring unplaced genomic scaffold, IWGSC CS RefSeq v2.1 scaffold105487, whole genome shotgun sequence contains:
- the LOC123172411 gene encoding uncharacterized protein — its product is MMSPILRPSATRPPPWLPSALHDPPPPPPSSPYAAVPPQPDGLHKHHHHGRILDGRRRWRAAEEQEGGVKAGRRREDTGARASRGDVAAKEVGLPSAPRGGHRLPRARKREDLLGAEKLHVHAIQSLPRRLLPMQPLSWMSISFHMAVFLWIRGRRRVQSRMTRLM